CGACAACATCACCATCACCGCGCAACTGCTCCAGCCGATCGCGATGGAGGAGGGCCTTCGCTTCGCCGTGCGCGAGGGCGGCCACACCGTCGGGGCCGGAGTCGTCAGCAAAGTCGTGGAGTGACGCGAAATGGCACAGAAGGAAAACCGAATCATCATCACGATGGCCTGCACGGACTGCAGATCGCGCAACTACACGACGTCGAAGAATCGCGTCAAGCACCCGGACCGCCTGGAGTTGCGCAAGTTCTGCCCACCGTGCAGGAAGCACACGATGCACCGAGAAGCGAAATAGCGTTTGTTCTCGGCGAGACTGGTCGTGTCGGCGTGGCCCGCTGCCGACCATCCGCCGTGCAACGCAGGGGTGTAGCTCAGTTGGCTAGAGCGTCCGCCTCCAAAGTGGAAGGCCGCGGGTTCGAATCCTGCCACCCCTGCCAGTTCGCCCGACACCGACAGCGGAAGTCCAAGGCCGCGCGCGGCGCCTGGCTTCCGCTGTCAGGCTGTCCGGCGCCGCGCGAAGGGGGTCGTGCGGCAGCCATGCGAGGCCGCCGGGCGACCGGCTGAGGAGCCAGAATGCCGACCAACGAGACCGCACCGATTGCTCGGGGCCGCAGCTTTGTGCACGAGGTGATCGTCGAGCTGAAGAAGACGACGTGGCCGACGCCCAAGGAGTCTTGGCGGCTCACGACCGTGGTCATCCTGGTGGTGATCGCCGTCGCCATCTACATCGGCGTGATCGACTACGCCCTGACAGCCATCACCCGCCACTTCGGGCTGCTGAAGTAGGGACGCCCATGAGCATCCAGCGACACTGGTACGCCGTCCACACCTACTCCGGCCACGAAAACAAGGTCATGACCAACATCCTCCGCCAGGCGGAGGCGCGGAATCTGCGCAGCAAGATCTTCGACATCAAGATCCCGACCGAGGTGGTTGTCGGCACACGCGCGGGCAAACGGACCGAAGTCAAGCGCAAGGTGTTCCCAGGCTACGTGCTCATCGACATGGTGCTGGATGAGGACACCTGGTACCTGGTCAAATCGACCACCGGGGTCACGGGGTTTGTGAGCTCCGGCAGCAAGCCGGTCCCCCTCCAGGAGCGCGAGGTGCAGGCCATCCTGCACTCGGAGGAGGGTGTCAGCCAGAGGCCGAAGGTGCAGTGGAACCGCGGCGACGTCATCCGAGTGGTCTCGGGGCCGTTCTCCGACTTTACCGGAAAGGTGGAGGACGTGAACGCGGACAAGGAGAAGCTGAGGGTCTTCATCTCAATCTTCGGACGCGAGACCCCCGTCGAGCTCGACTTCACCCAGGTAGAGAAAGCCTGACCCGTTCGAATGCGGCGGCGGGCGCCGGCGAGGCGCCGGGGCCGCCGCCATCCTGTGCTGGAGGCCTGCCCGTGGCAAAGAAAGTGACCGCCGTGGTCAAGCTGCAGATCCCGGCCGGCAAGGCGACCCCCGCCCCGCCGGTGGGGTCTACGCTCGGCCCCTACGGCATCAATATGATGGAGTTCATCAAGACCTACAACGAGCGCACCGCCTCGCAGGCTGGCTCGATCGTTCCTGTCGAGATCACCATCTTCGAGGACCGTTCGTTCACGTTCGTCACGAAGACCCCGCCCGCCGCGGACCTGATCAAGAAGGCCGCGGGCATCTCGGCAGGCTCGGGGGTTCCCAACCGTGACAAGGTCGGTCGGCTGACGATGGAGCAGGTGCGCGCCATCGCGGAGACGAAGATGCCCGACCTGAACGCCAACGACATTGAAGCGGCCATGCGAATCGTGATGGGCACGGCACGCTCGATGGGAGTGACCATCCAGTAGCCGCCGAGGCGGCTCAGCCGCGCGCCCGGCCGGGATGGCCGGGGCGGAGGACCGTGGGAGGGGCGACCGCCCCGCACGCACCACAGGAGGCACGAAGCAGATGCCCGGACCGAAGATCTCCACCCGGCAGCGGCGCGAGCAGCGCATGGGCCGCGCGAAGCACAGCAAGCGCTACGCCGCCCTCGCCAGGCAGGTGAAGCCCGATGAGATGCTACCGCCCGAGGAGGCCATCGCTCGGGTGAAGCTACTGGCGACGGCCGCGTTCGACGAGACGGTCGAGGCGGCGATCAACCTGGGCGTGGACCCCAGGCACGGCGACCAGATGGTGCGCGGCACCGTGAACCTCCCGTTTGGCACCGGCAAGTCGCGCAAGGTGGCCGTGTTCGCTCGTGGCGAACGCGCGGACGACGCTCGCGCGGCGGGAGCCGACGAGGTGGGCGCCGAGGAGTTGGTCGAGCGCATTCAGAAGGGCTGGGCCGGTTGGACGCAGTTCGACCTGTTCGTCGCGGCGCCGGACATGATGCCGCTTGTCGGCCGGCTCGGATCCACGTTGAAGCAGAAGATGCCGAACCCGAAGGCTGGCACCGTGACGGCAAACGTGGGGCAGGTGGTGCGCGACATCAAGGGAGCGGCGCGCGCCGAGTACCGGGTCGAGAAGGCGGGGATCATCCACTGCCCGATCGGCAAGGCGAGCTTCACCGCCGACCAGCTTCAGGCCAACCTGTTGACGCTCGTCAACGCCCTCGTAAAGGCGCGCCCGGCCGCGGCGAAGGGGCGCTACCTGAAGAGGATCAGCCTTACCTCGACGATGGGGCCGAGCATCGGCGTGGATACCGCCACGGCACAGAAGAGCGCGGAGCGGGTCTGACTCGCGGCCCGTGCGCGCCGGCCAGGCGTCCGGCGTGATCGGCGGCCGCCCTCGGGAACACGGGGTCCCACGTGGGGCGGCCGCTCTGGCTTGCGGGGCGGCACTGCGTGCCGCCGGTTCGTGCGCCGAGAAGGGCACGGGAGAGCTGGGGGACCAGGATTCGAACCTGGGTTAACGGCTCCAAAGGCCGCTGTCCTGCCGCTGGACGATCCCCCATCGGGACGAACCATTGTACCAGTGGGGTAGGGGAGCGTCAAGGAGCGCGGCCCGGATCTCAACCGCGCGAGTTGCGGATGTGGACGATGTCCCCGTCCCTCACCACGTACTCCTTGCCCTCCAACCGCATGGCCCCCGCAGCCTTCGCAGCGTCCCAACCCCCCGCCGCGCGGAAGCCGTCGAAGGGCATCACCTCGGCGCGGATGAACGTGCGGGCGATGTCCGTGTGGATCTTCTCAGCGGCTCCCAGCGCCGTCGTCCCAGCGCGGATGGTCCAGGCGCGCACCTCGTCCTCGCCCACCGTGAAGAAGCTCACGTAGCCCAGGGCAGCGTAGGCCGCGCGGATCAACCGGTCACGCGCGGGTTCCTCGATGCCCAGAGCCTCCAGGTACTCCCGCTCTTCATCCGGCCCCATCTGCGCCACCTCCATCTCCACGCGCGCGCAGAGCGCGATGAGCGGGAGGCCGCGTTCCGCGGCGAGGGAGCGCAGGGAAGCCAGGGCACCAGAGCCGGCCGTCCCGCCCTCCGACGTGTTGGCCACGAGGATCAGCGGCTTGGCGCTGACGAAGGCGAATGAGCGGACCGAACGCTCCTCCTCCTGACCGAGCGCCGCCGTGCGAGCCGGGCTGCCCGTCTCCAGGTGCTCCCGCAGGCGCCGCAGGACCTGGTGCTCGACCGCCTCCGAGGGCGTCTGCCGCTTCATCTGCCGGTTGCGCTCCAGTCGCTCAAGCCGGCCCTCGACGACGACCAGGTCGGCCAGAACGATCTCCTCCAGGATGCGCTCGGCGTCGCGCCGTGGGTCGTTGCCGCCGGGCGGCTCCGGAAGCGATGCGCTCTCGAACGCGCGCACCACGAGTACCAGCGCGTCCATGCCGCGAACACCGGTGAAGAAGTCCGTGCCGAAGCGGTGCTCGTCGTCGCGAGCCTCCACGCGCGCGCCGCCATCGGTCACCTCGATCGTGGCGGGCACCTGCTTCTTCGGGCTGCACACCTCGACGGCAAACGTGAAGCGCGGGTCGGGCACCTCGACGACGCCCAGGTTGGTCTCGGCGGAGTGCGCCCCATACGCGTGCGTCGGGGCGTCCATGCGCGTGAGGGCATTGAACAGCGAGGTCTTCCCGGACCCCGGCAGGCCGACGATACCAACTCTCATCGCCGCTCTCTCGCGCTCGGCGCCGCCACGGCCGGTCCGGAGCCCGGATCCTGCTCGCTCGCCGCGGGTGCCGTCGCTGCGGTCGGCGTCGACCCGGGCATGGCCGCATGGCCCACCAGGTCCACGCGAACATCGACGCCGCGCCGCGTCCACGGGGCGTACCAGGCCGCCCAGGCGATGGCCGCGGTCAGGAGCGCCAGGAGGAATGCGCGGCGGAGAAACCAGCCGCGTTCGGTTGCGGGATCGATGTGCCGGTGTCGCATGGTTGGGTGCGCTCGGCGCCGCGAGAACGAGCGGAGGGAGGCGCTAGGCTCCGCCTGCGCGCTCTCGCTCCCTCCGGCGCTCGATCAGGCGGACGAGCCAGATGCTGCCCACGTAGAGCACGATCACGGGGATCGTCATCATCACCATGGTGAACGCGTCGTTGCTTGGTGTGACGACCGCGCCGAGGAGCGAGATCCCCACGATCGCGTACCGCCATGAGCGCACCATGCTCTGCGATTGCAGGATGCCCGCCCAGGCCAGGAACATCAGGACGACCGGAAGCTGGAAGACCAGGCCGAACGCGCCCATCAGCTTGAGGATGAAGAGCACGTAGGTCCTCGGGTTCTGGTAGAGCACGGCGCCGCCCGGGAACATGCGCAGGTAGCCCAGGAACCAGTCGATGGCGAAGCTGGCCAACCAGTACGAGAGCACGGCGCCCGAGACGAACAGGACCACGGAGAGTGGCGCGACAAACCGGAGCGGCCGGCGCTCCCGGGGCGTAAGCGCGGGGGCGATGAACCCCCACATCTCCATCGTGATCAGCGGCGACACGACGATCGCCCCGGCGATTACCGATATCTGCAGCACGACGAAGAAGGCCTCGGTGAAGTTGGGGAACGCGATGGTCCAGGTGGTCTTGCTCTCGACGAGGGCCTCGGCCATCGGGCGGAAGAGGAAGCCGTAGATGGGCTGGAACAGGAGATAGCATGCCGCCGCGCTCACGGCAAGGTAGAGCAGGCAGCGGACGATGCGCGTTCGGAGCTCGCCCAGGTGCTCGGTGAGCTCCATACGCTTCTCGTCGTAGCCGGGCTGATCGGAACCTGGCGGGCGCGACACGACTGCCACTATCCTGAGTTCCTGTCACTGGATTGCCGCCGGCCGCGCGGGCAACGGCCGCCAGATCGGCTAGCGGCACAGGGCAGGCGGGGCGACACGCTATTATACCTCTGTGTCGCCCCGCCTGTTTCTCGGGTTCCGTGCCTGCCGCCTGCGCGCGGAGGACGCGGCCGCTCGGTCGTCAGCGGCTCGAAGCTGTTCGCGAGGGTGGCGTGCGCTTCAGCTCGGTGACCAGCGTGGACTTCAGCGTGATCTGGCTGGACGCCTGGGCCTGGCCGCTCGGCCGATAGGGGTTCATGCCGCCTCCCATGCCCGGCACCATGCCGGACGAGGAGCCCATCATCGCCCCGGGACCCATCGCCCCGCTGCCCGGCATCATCAGTGAGCCGCCCGCCGGACGCCCCCGGCCCGTGTTGCGGCGGCCGGCGCCGCGGGATCCGGTCGTGGGGCCATAGCCGCCATAGGGGTTGCCGACGCCCGGGGGGCCGACCATGCCGGGTGCCGTCACGCCACCGCCGGAGCCTCGGGAGAGGCCGGGCGACAACATCCCCATCGCGGCGGGACCGGTCGGCGGCATGCCGGGCGCCGCCGTGCGACCCATGCCGCCGCTACCCAGCATCGGCGGGGCGC
This portion of the Chthonomonadales bacterium genome encodes:
- the secE gene encoding preprotein translocase subunit SecE produces the protein MPTNETAPIARGRSFVHEVIVELKKTTWPTPKESWRLTTVVILVVIAVAIYIGVIDYALTAITRHFGLLK
- the rplK gene encoding 50S ribosomal protein L11, whose amino-acid sequence is MPVAKKVTAVVKLQIPAGKATPAPPVGSTLGPYGINMMEFIKTYNERTASQAGSIVPVEITIFEDRSFTFVTKTPPAADLIKKAAGISAGSGVPNRDKVGRLTMEQVRAIAETKMPDLNANDIEAAMRIVMGTARSMGVTIQ
- a CDS encoding 50S ribosomal protein L1, with product MGRAKHSKRYAALARQVKPDEMLPPEEAIARVKLLATAAFDETVEAAINLGVDPRHGDQMVRGTVNLPFGTGKSRKVAVFARGERADDARAAGADEVGAEELVERIQKGWAGWTQFDLFVAAPDMMPLVGRLGSTLKQKMPNPKAGTVTANVGQVVRDIKGAARAEYRVEKAGIIHCPIGKASFTADQLQANLLTLVNALVKARPAAAKGRYLKRISLTSTMGPSIGVDTATAQKSAERV
- the tatC gene encoding twin-arginine translocase subunit TatC, yielding MAVVSRPPGSDQPGYDEKRMELTEHLGELRTRIVRCLLYLAVSAAACYLLFQPIYGFLFRPMAEALVESKTTWTIAFPNFTEAFFVVLQISVIAGAIVVSPLITMEMWGFIAPALTPRERRPLRFVAPLSVVLFVSGAVLSYWLASFAIDWFLGYLRMFPGGAVLYQNPRTYVLFILKLMGAFGLVFQLPVVLMFLAWAGILQSQSMVRSWRYAIVGISLLGAVVTPSNDAFTMVMMTIPVIVLYVGSIWLVRLIERRRERERAGGA
- the nusG gene encoding transcription termination/antitermination factor NusG yields the protein MSIQRHWYAVHTYSGHENKVMTNILRQAEARNLRSKIFDIKIPTEVVVGTRAGKRTEVKRKVFPGYVLIDMVLDEDTWYLVKSTTGVTGFVSSGSKPVPLQEREVQAILHSEEGVSQRPKVQWNRGDVIRVVSGPFSDFTGKVEDVNADKEKLRVFISIFGRETPVELDFTQVEKA
- the rpmG gene encoding 50S ribosomal protein L33: MAQKENRIIITMACTDCRSRNYTTSKNRVKHPDRLELRKFCPPCRKHTMHREAK
- the ychF gene encoding redox-regulated ATPase YchF, producing MRVGIVGLPGSGKTSLFNALTRMDAPTHAYGAHSAETNLGVVEVPDPRFTFAVEVCSPKKQVPATIEVTDGGARVEARDDEHRFGTDFFTGVRGMDALVLVVRAFESASLPEPPGGNDPRRDAERILEEIVLADLVVVEGRLERLERNRQMKRQTPSEAVEHQVLRRLREHLETGSPARTAALGQEEERSVRSFAFVSAKPLILVANTSEGGTAGSGALASLRSLAAERGLPLIALCARVEMEVAQMGPDEEREYLEALGIEEPARDRLIRAAYAALGYVSFFTVGEDEVRAWTIRAGTTALGAAEKIHTDIARTFIRAEVMPFDGFRAAGGWDAAKAAGAMRLEGKEYVVRDGDIVHIRNSRG
- the tuf gene encoding elongation factor Tu (EF-Tu; promotes GTP-dependent binding of aminoacyl-tRNA to the A-site of ribosomes during protein biosynthesis; when the tRNA anticodon matches the mRNA codon, GTP hydrolysis results; the inactive EF-Tu-GDP leaves the ribosome and release of GDP is promoted by elongation factor Ts; many prokaryotes have two copies of the gene encoding EF-Tu) gives rise to the protein DNITITAQLLQPIAMEEGLRFAVREGGHTVGAGVVSKVVE